In Prionailurus viverrinus isolate Anna chromosome D1, UM_Priviv_1.0, whole genome shotgun sequence, the DNA window GCAGGTCAATGGAAACTTCCCAAGCCGGAAGGACAGAAAAATgccgggggtggggacgggggtgggggggggggggggcgggacaaggtggggaaggaaaggaacacgCCCAACCGAGACCtagacacaaaaaatagaaaccaaagcTATCGACTTTGCACGTGTGGTTTAAAATTGGAAGGGAATTTGTCAAACTAATAAAGGCGGTGGCATAGATAGTTAAGCCTAAGAGCCTGCAGGGCATTTCTCTTCGCGTTGCTCAGACTTGAGCCCTGCGTCCCTTTGGCAGGGAGTCTTAGCTTTGTCGTATTCGTTTGATTTTATCTTTCCGAAGAGGGGGCTATCAGCCTCCACAAGACACATTTATGCCACGTAGGTGTAAGTCGCCCTTGGAACGATGTACAGCCAAGTGTTTTCAACTGTCACGCGAGCAAATGGAATATTGATATCAAACCCGCAAGCCATCCAAATCTTCCGGGGCAGAAACCATTGTTCTCACGCGTGGTTCCCTGGTCCACGCGTTGAGGGCTGTCATGGCGGGCGAGGCCAGGGCGAGCCACCAGACCCCAAGGAGACAGGCTAGGAACGGTGGGTTGCGCTACACTCCTGAGGGACTCTACGGAGAGCATCGGCGTCAAGGACCTGAAAGACGCACGGCCGGTGATTCCTACCACATCCTCCTCACTCTTTTCCCTGCTGACCCGCTAGCAAAATGGTTCTTCTCTCCAGTCGCCGGGACCTCATGCGCCGCTGGCCTGAAGCTCTTGGTTGCGGAGGGAGAAAGGCTTCCAGCACGGACACACAACCATTCCGCTGGACTGGAGTGGAGGCGGCCACCCGGCCACTTTGGGCTCCTCGTGCCTCGGGGTCTACAGGCAAACAAGGGGCGTCGTACTGATAGCACGGATGGATCCTGATGCCCACAGTGCAATCGGGCGGCTCCGCTCCATAGAAGGAAGGCAGGGCACCTCGGGAGCACAGGAGCTGGCTCGAGGCATCTCTCAGCACCACCCTGCCCCGCGATTTCAGTCAAAGCAGAACTCCCACGAGGCCATTCAAGGAGGACCCTGAGTAGCCCGGGCTCCGCCATCAGGGTCCCAGCCCAGAACCGTGGGCGCCACCTGCTCCCAATGCCCATAAGCACCTCCTGCCCGGAGATGGACAGGAAGggccctgcccactgcccaccgCCACGGTGGCTTTCTGCTTCCCACACTCTCCACACCCTGAGCCCACCGGTCATGTGCTCTTTGGAATCATGCCAAGACTGTTGAGGGTCTCGAATCGGGTCAGGGTGGGACCACCAGGGCTCCGAGGCGCTGCTTCCGTCTCCCTGCAAACTCTGAAACACAAGCCCGTCAGGTGATGCAAGTCGGGCGctggggaaaaggcaaaacccACCAAAGACGTTCTGGTCAATACAATCACATGGTCATgatgaaattctgaaaaatactCATCCTTTGTCCGCTGCAAAGTGGCACAAACAGGAACCAGGAAGTGACAGTGTGTCAGCCTCTCACCTGACCCTGGCAGGTATATACAGGGCCCCCGGCCCAGGAGGCTCCACACCTGAACACCTCCCCTCTGCACCTGCATCTCTGACCGACTCCGCCCAAAACCCACCAGAAACATGGGCTGCTGTGGCTGTTCTGgaggctgtggctccagctgtggGGGCTGCGGCTCCAGCTGTGGGGGCTGCGGCTCCAGCTGTGGGGGCTGCGGCTCCAGCTGCTGTGTGCCCGTGTGCTgctgcaagcccgtgtgctgctgcaagcccgtgtgctgctgtgtgccagcctgTGCCTGTTCCAGCGGCGGCtcgtgtgggggctccaagggaggctgtggctcctgtgggggctccaaggggggctgtggctcctgtgggggctccaaggggggctgtggctcctgtgggggctccaaggggggctgtggctcctgtgggggctccaaggggggctgtggctcctgtggctcctgtggctgctgccagtccagctgctgcaagccctgctgctgccagtccagctgctgccagtccagctgctgcaagccctgctgctgccagtccagctgctgcaagccctgctgctgccagtcctgctgctgcaagccctgctgctgccagtcctgctgctgcaagccctgctgctgctCTTCCGGCTGTGGGTCCTCCTGCAGCCAATCCAGCTGCTGTGTCCCCGTTTGCTGCCAGTGCAAGGTCTGAGGCTCTGGCTGATGGCCTCAGGGAACTCCGAAAGAACTGTGCTTGCCCTCAAGTGACTATAGGTACATCCTggttacacccccccccccaaaaaaaacacacacacacaaagcccgCCCCccaaacacttcctctccacttGCTGGATCCCTCCAGTGTCTTGGCTTAGACTTTGCCCCCAGCCCTTGTGGCAAAGCAATGGACTAGTCCCATACACATTCCCTACAAAGGCGATCCCATCCTGCAGGCCCTTTGGCCTCTCCTACTGCCATGCCTTCATGCCTGAGCCACACTACCTGGAAAAGGCCCACAGGGCCAGCACGGGGCCCAGATCCCCCTCTCTCATCATTCTCTGTGTCAAAGCACCACATCCTTGCTCTCCTCTGCTTGCCAGGAGCTTGATGGCATTGGCATCGCAATGTCTCCTGGAAGCTGCCTCACTAACACAGGTGTGTTAAGATCCAATGGGTCTTGGTGCACCACCCCCATGAGTGGTAAATAAACTCTCCCCCCATAAGTCTTGGTCTTCGTGTGGCGGTTTCCTTCCATCCGCGGTCTCACTTGCAAAACACACCGTGTGTCCCTCATCTCACTTCTCAAGGCACCACTGCTCCCCACATCTTCACTGCTGTCACTCCACTGTTGGCTCACTGCTCACTGCACATACGTTTGTGGAATTAAATCAGGAACGACTCACTACACGCATGGAGGAATGAGTCAATAAGTCAGGAAGAGACGACTGAATGTAAAAGAGGCGTTCTTATCAGGCTTAAGGGAGCCCAGACTGCTGAGCCTCCATGGGATTCAGACTTTGTTGGAATCGTGGAGGCTGCTCCTTCCCCATGCCAGGATCTGCTTCGCAAGGCATCCCATGAGTGGTGTCTGCGCCCATCCAGGCCGCAGAGCAGGAGCCAAGCCTAGAGAGAGGGCAGTGACTTCAAAATGGGCTGTGTTCCTCAGGTGTTCCGGATGACAAAAGGAGAAACGGTGCCGTTTTCAGACACCAGAGGCAGGGTGTCTCGGCACAGACTGACGAGCACTCTTTACATCTCTGGGCTCACGGTTCCACACAGGATGGAACAGAAGGCGACGTCCTCGACCCGATCAAAGGATCTACCAAACAGCCACAGCTGCCACCACACGTCCCACTGAAAGCCTGGAATTTCCTTTGAAGGTCAGGGACAGGAAAGGATGTCCACATTCACCACATCTACTCAACATTGCACTCAAGGTCTACCCAGGGTAATAAGGCAAGACAAGGACGTAAAAGGCATCCATGTGGGAAACGAAGAAGGAAAAGTATGTCTCTTCACAGAACACATAATCTTGCACAAACGAAAGAACCTAAGacgtgcacgcacacgcgcgcgtgcgcacacacacacacacacacacacacacgcaaaccaCAATCATAAATCAACTCAGTGGGTTGCATGATCCGTCCGCAATATACAACAATCAGCTGTATTTCTAGACACGAGCAAGGAAGAATCATCATTGAAATTCAGAAACAATGTcctcaaaaagaacaaatacttaagaatatacttgaaggggcacctggggggctcagtcagtctagcgtcccactcttgatttttgctcaagcTGTGACGCTCAAGTTGTGAGTTGGATCCTCCAGtcgggatccatgctgacagtatcGAGCCTGcatgcgattctctctctctctccatctccctccctccctcttcctctctctccctctctctctctctctctctgtctgtctcactcaaaataatttaataattacactttaagaaaaaagaatgaacggAACAAAAAATGTGCAAGACTGACATCCTGAAGACTGCAAAACAGCACTGAAAGAAGGTACAGAAGAGTACATTAAATACAAAGGCATCCAacgttcatggatcagaagacagAATATGGTGAAAATGACAACACTGCAAAACATGATCTGCAGATTGAATGCAACCCCTCTCAAAATCCAATGTTGCTTTTCGCAGAAATTGACCATCTGACCCTAACTTTCCTATGACGATGAATGCGGAAATGAATGGAAGGGATGTCGGGTAACGAAAACAAGCTTGCCAAAGAAACTCAACGGTGGGGGACTCACACATCCCAATGGCAATGGGTGCTGCACGCCTACAGCGATGGAAGCACTGTGGTGCTGCCAGAAGGATAGACTCACAGATCAGTGCCATAGAATGGACAGTATGAAGAGGAGCCCTTGAACTTATGTTCCACTGACTTTCACCCAGAGTGCCAAAACAATCAGTGCAGGAGTCTTTTCCATAACGAGTGCTGACACACCTAGAAATccactttcaaaagaatgaagttgcatCTTTACATCCCATCGTATAAGAAAAccacatcaacaacaacaacaacaaacaacaagaacaacacatacaacaacaagaacaacaaaattcCTTCTATCTAGATCAAGCATTTTAGCATAAAAGTTAAAACGACGCACTATCAAACTCTCAGGAGACATCCTGGGTTACGTCTTTGAGACCTTGTCTCGGCAATGGCTCTGAGATAcgacagagaaagcacaggaagaaaaactcaggaaaatTGGGTGCCATCAAAATGTAACACTGTTACATAGGCAAAACTCTCACTCCTCGAAATCAACCAGTCAATCCAGCAACCAATCAATGAATAAGAATGAaccccccccccgcacacacacacacacacacacacacacacacacacacaaaagaaaaaacaactgagCACTGGATCTGGATAGACATTGGTCCAAGAAGGTACACGGTTGGCGAATAAGCcaatgagaagatgctcaacgttattaggaatcagggaaatgcagatgagAACCACAAGGCGATCCCCGTGCCTAGGATGGCTAGGAtccaaaagacagacaataagacGTGCTGGGGAAGGTGTGGAGAAACCAGAGCCCCGCGCGTTGCCGATGGGACTCAAATGGAGGCAACTGCTTTGCAAAAGAGGTTGACAGCTCCCCACGTGTTAAGTAGAGATTCCATGCCACTCAGAAATTGCACTGCTAGATATACGCCCAAGAGAAGAGAGAACGTACAGCATGCAAAAATTCGTGTGCTAAGTCACGTAGTAGCATTCTTCACAAAGGCCGCCACGGGGAAATAACCAAATGCCCGTCAACTGATGCGTGGGTAAACAAACTGGTCTATCCACGGGATGAGATCTTACTTAGCTCGTTTTCAAAGGGTATAAAGCTCTGATACATGCtaatcaaacaaagaaacaaacaaaaacgttgaaaacggtatgctaagtgaaaggagtcacacgcaaaaggccacatactataCGACCCCATTTCTCTGACAGTGTCCACAAAGCCATCTACACTAGCAATGAAGAATCATTCTAGATCAGTATgttctgggggctgggtgggaaggGACGAATGGATACCACGTGCTCGCGTTATGGAGTTGTGTTTGGGGGGCCATGAACATGTTCTGGAACGAGTCAGAAGTGATGCTTGTATCACTTTGCAAATCGACCAAACACCACTCAATTGCACACGTCAAAGGCTGAATTTTATCACATACGGAGTAGGTCTCCATTCTCAAATTCATGTGACGTGACGTTGTTTTGGCATCCTCTTCTATGGGGAAGAAACTCGTCCACGGTTAAGAATCTTCCCAAACCACCTTGGGATTTCCATCGAAGGTGCGCCTTTTAGTCATGGACTGCAGATGCCCATTTCAAGGCAAACGTCATGAACCACCCTAAGGAATATTCAAGACGGCACCAAAGTATTTCCCAGAAGCTGACATGTAATATATTCTACGGCTGTATTTCTTTGGTCCGTGGACATGACATGCTAGAAGAAGGTTTCATTGTGATAGGATGTGAAAGCGTCTTCAGGAGGGAAACCATGCCTGCAGAGCATGGGAGGAGCTTGGAGGTGGCCACGCCCCTCCACTCACCAAGAAAAGGCTCAACTGAAAAAACCAGCAGCCCTTGACCAGCAGATCCACCAAAGAACCCAGGTCACAGGGCATCCTGCTGCATgcccccccacgccccgccctgtgttggagagacagaggggcagagacagagaatcacaacttacaGAAACAGAGGGTAAGTAAGCCAACCTCAGTGCAGACATGCCCGAGAGCTAACATCTCCAGGGGGACACACTCCAAAACTCCCCTCACGCTTTGGGCCAGAGGGAGCATGGAAGGAGACAGGTAGAATTATGCCAGAGCACGTCCCCACCTTCGTGAGGTCTGCCCTCAGGACACATGGTTTGACCAAGCCCAACGTTGCTGGGGTTTTATCAGAGCCCAGTGACCTGGAGGGGAGGAAATACTCAGCTCCAGTCCCACGCTGATTCATGACCACCTGGCGGCAGGGTGGCAGCCCGGCTGGCGGCGGGGGCGTGGTGGGGACCGACTGAGGCCGCCTAGTAAAGGTTGCAGGCCAGGTCACTAAAAGACGAAGAacatcccctcacccccagcccttaTTAACACACCCCTCCAGGCCTAGGTACCACCATTCCTCTTCCCCGGTGCATCACGTCCCGCTTTCGACATCAAagtacaaggcatactaaaagacAAAGAGCTCAGCTGGGAGACACAGAGCGGGCATCACAGCCGGACCCGGGCACGGCAGGGACTTTGAAATGATCAGACgaggaagttaaaataaatatgattgaCACGCTGAGCCTCTCAGGACACCTCCGAGAGGAAACGGGTGACGGAAGCAGCGACAGGAAGTCCTACCAAAGATTCCCAGAAAGGGCTAGAGATCAAAGGCACTGTGACAAAGGCGAAGAAAGGCTTTGATGGACCCATCAGCTGACCGGACACGGTGTGCACGCACTCCGTGAACTCAGGCAGGTCAATGGAAACTTCCCAAGCCGGAAGGACAGAAAAATgccgggggtggggacgggggtgggggggggggggcgggacaaggtggggaaggaaaggaacacgCCCAACCGAGACCtagacacaaaaaatagaaaccaaagcTATCGACTTTGCACGTGTGGTTTAAAATTGGAAGGGAATTTGTCAAACTAATAAAGGCGGTGGCATAGATAGTTAAGCCTAAGAGCCTGCAGGGCATTTCTCTTCGCGTTGCTCAGACTTGAGCCCTGCGTCCCTTTGGCAGGGAGCCTTAGCTTTGTCGTATTCGTTTGATTTTATCTTTCCGAAGAGGGGGCTATCAGTCTCCACAAGACACATTTATGCCACGTAGGTGTAAGTCGCCCTTGGAACGATGTACAGCCAAGTGTTTTCAACTGTCACGTGAGCAAATGGAATATTGATATCAAACCCGCAAGCCATCCAAATCTTCCGGGGCAGAAACCATTGTTCTCACGCGTGGTTCCCTGGTCCACGCGTTGAGGGCTGTCATGGCGGGCGAGGCCAGGGCGAGCCACCAGACCCCAAGGAGACAGGCTAGGAACGGTGGGTTGCGCTACACTCCTGAGGGACTCTACGGAGAGCATCGGCGTCAAGGACCTGAAAGACGCACGGCCGGTGATTCCTACCACATCCTCCTCACTCTTTTCCCTGCTGACCCGCTAGCAAAATGGTTCTTCTCTCCAGTCGCCGGGACCTCATGCGCCGCTGGCCTGAAGCTCTTGGTTGCGGAGGGAGAAAGGCTTCCAGCACGGACACACAACCATTCCGCTGGACTGGAGTGGAGGCGGCCACCCGGCCACTTTGGGCTCCTCGTGCCTCGGGGTCTACAGGCAAACAAGGGGCGTCGTACTGATAGCACGGATGGATCCTGATGCCCACAGTGCAATCGGGCGGCTCCGCTCCATAGAAGGAAGGCAGGGCACCTCGGGAGCACAGGAGCTGGCTCGAGGCATCTCTCAGCACCACCCTGCCCCGCGATTTCAGTCAAAGCAGAACTCCCACGAGGCCATTCAAGGAGGACCCTGAGTAGCCCGGGCTCCGCCATCAGGGTCCCAGCCCAGAACCGTGGGCGCCACCTGCTCCCAATGCCCATAAGCACCTCCTGCCCGGAGATGGACAGGAAGggccctgcccactgcccaccgCCACGGTGGCTTTCTGCTTCCCACACTCTCCACACCCTGAGCCCACCGGTCATGTGCTCTTTGGAATCATGCCAAGACTGTTGAGGGTCTCGAATCGGGTCAGGGTGGGACCACCAGGGCTCCGAGGCGCTGCTTCCGTCTCCCTGCAAACTCTGAAACACAAGCCCGTCAGGTGATGCAAGTCGGGCGctggggaaaaggcaaaacccACCAAAGACGTTCTGGTCAATACAATCACATGGTCATgatgaaattctgaaaaatactCATCCTTTGTCCGCTGCAAAGTGGCACAAACAGGAACCAGGAAGTGACAGTGTGTCAGCCTCTCACCTGACCCTGGCAGGTATATACAGGGCCCCCGGCCCAGGAGGCTCCACACCTGAACACCTCCCCTCTGCACCTGCATCTCTGACCGACTCCGCCCAAAACCCACCAGAAACATGGGCTGCTGTGGCTGTTCTGgaggctgtggctccagctgtggGGGCTGCGGCTCCAGCTGTGGGGGCTGCGGCTCCAGCTGTGGGGGCTGCGGCTCCAGCTGCTGTGTGCCCGTGTGCTgctgcaagcccgtgtgctgctgcaagcccgtgtgctgctgtgtgccagcctgTGCCTGTTCCAGCGGCGGCtcgtgtgggggctccaagggaggctgtggctcctgtgggggctccaaggggggctgtggctcctgtgggggctccaaggggggctgtggctcctgtgggggctccaaggggggctgtggctcctgtgggggctccaaggggggctgtggctcctgtggctcctgtggctgctgccagtccagctgctgcaagccctgctgctgccagtccagctgctgccagtccagctgctgcaagccctgctgctgccagtccagctgctgcaagccctgctgctgccagtcctgctgctgcaagccctgctgctgccagtcctgctgctgcaagccctgctgctgctCTTCCGGCTGTGGGTCCTCCTGCAGCCAATCCAGCTGCTGTGTCCCCGTTTGCTGCCAGTGCAAGGTCTGAGGCTCTGGCTGATGGCCTCAGGGAACTCCGAAAGACCTGTGCTTGCCCTCAAGTGACTATAGGTACATCCTggttacaccccccccccaaaaaaaaacacacacacacaaagcccgCCCCccaaacacttcctctccacttGCTGGATCCCTCCAGTGTCTTGGCTTAGACTTTGCCCCCAGCCCTTGTGGCAAAGCAATGGACTAGTCCCATACACATTCCCTACAAAGGCGATCCCATCCTGCAGGCCCTTTGGCCTCTCCTACTGCCATGCCTTCATGCCTGAGCCACACTACCTGGAAAAGGCCCACAGGGCCAGCACGGGGCCCAGATCCCCCTCTCTCATCATTCTCTGTGTCAAAGCACCACATCCTTGCTCTCCTCTGCTTGCCAGGAGCTTGATGGCATTGGCATCGCAATGTCTCCTGGAAGCTGCCTCACTAACACAGGTGTGTTAAGATCCAATGGGTCTTGGTGCACCACCCCCATGAGTGGTAAATAAACTCTCCCCCCATAAGTCTTGGTCTTCGTGTGGCGGTTTCCTTCCATCCGCGGTCTCACTTGCAAAACACACCGTGTGTCCCTCATCTCACTTCTCAAGGCACCACTGCTCCCCACATCTTCACTGCTGTCACTCCACTGTTGGCTCACTGCTCACTGCACATACGTTTGTGGAATTAAATCAGGAACGACTCACTACACGCATGGAGGAATGAGTCAATAAGTCAGGAAGAGACGACTGAATGTAAAAGAGGCGTTCTTATCAGGCTTAAGGGAGCCCAGACTGCTGAGCCTCCATGGGATTCAGACTTTGTTGGAATCGTGGAGGCTGCTCCTTCCCCATGCCAGGATCTGCTTCGCAAGGCATCCCATGAGTGGTGTCTGCACCCATCCAGGCCGCAGAGCAGGAGCCAAGCCTAGAGAGAGGGCAGTGACTTCAAAATGGGCTGTGTTCCTCAGGTGTTCCGGATGACAAAAGGAGAAACGGTGCCGTTTTCAGACACCAGAGGCAGGGTGTCTCGGCACAGACTGACGAGCACTCTTTACATCTCTGGGCTCACGGTTCCACACAGGATGGAACAGAAGGCGACGTCCTCGACCCGATCAAAGGATCTACCAAACAGCCACAGCTGCCACCACACGTCCCACTGAAAGCCTGGAATTTCCTTTGAAGGTCAGGGACAGGAAAGGATGTCCACATTCACCACATCTACTCAACATTGCACTCAAGGTCTACCCAGGGTAATAAGGCAAGACAAGGACGTAAAAGGCATCCATGTGGGAAACGAAGAAGGAAAAGTATGTCTCTTCACAGAACACATAATCTTGCACAAACGAAAGAACCTAAGacgtgcacgcacacgcgcgcgtgcgcacacacacacacacacacacacacacacacgcaaaccaCAATCATAAATCAACTCAGTGGGTTGCATGATCCGTCCGCAATATACAACAATCAGCTGTATTTCTAGACACGAGCAAGGAAGAATCATCATTGAAATTCAGAAACAATGTcctcaaaaagaacaaatacttaagaatatacttgaaggggcacctggggggctcagtcagtctagcgtcccactcttgatttttgctcaagcTGTGACGCTCAAGTTGTGAGTTGGATCCTCCAGtcgggatccatgctgacagtatcGAGCCTGcatgcgattctctctctctctccatctccctccctccctcttcctctctctccctctctctctctctctctctgtctgtctcactcaaaataatttaataattacactttaagaaaaaagaatgaacggAACAAAAAATGTGCAAGACTGACATCCTGAAGACTGCAAAACAGCACTGAAAGAAGGTACAGAAGAGTACATTAAATACAAAGGCATCCAacgttcatggatcagaagacagAATATGGTGAAAATGACAACACTGCAAAACATGATCTGCAGATTGAATGCAACCCCTCTCAAAATCCAATGTTGCTTTTCGCAGAAATTGACCATCTGACCCTAACTTTCCTATGACGATGAATGCGGAAATGAATGGAAGGGATGTCGGGTAACGAAAACAAGCTTGCCAAAGAAACTCAACGGTGGGGGACTCACACATCCCAATGGCAATGGGTGCTGCACGCCTACAGCGATGGAAGCACTGTGGTGCTGCCAGAAGGATAGACTCACAGATCAGTGCCATAGAATGGACAGTATGAAGAGGAGCCCTTGAACTTATGTTCCACTGACTTTCACCCAGAGTGCCAAAACAATCAGTGCAGGAGTCTTTTCCATAACGAGTGCTGACACACCTAGAAATccactttcaaaagaatgaagttgcatCTTTACATCCCATCGTATAAGAAAAccacatcaacaacaacaacaacaaacaacaagaacaacacatacaacaacaagaacaacaaaattcCTTCTATCTAGATCAAGCATTTTAGCATAAAAGTTAAAACGACGCACTATCAAACTCTCAGGAGACATCCTGGGTTACGTCTTTGAGACCTTGTCTCGGCAATGGCTCTGAGATAcgacagagaaagcacaggaagaaaaactcaggaaaatTGGGTGCCATCAAAATGTAACACTGTTACATAGGCAAAACTCTCACTCCTCGAAATCAACCAGTCAATCCAGCAACCAATCAATGAATAAgaatgaacccccccccccgcacacacacacacacacacacacacacacacacacacacacaaaagaaaaaacaactgagCACTGGATCTGGATAGACATTGGTCCAAGAAGGTACACGGTTGGCGAATAAGCcaatgagaagatgctcaacgttattaggaatcagggaaatgcagatgagAACCACAAGGCGATCCCCGTGCCTAGGATGGCTAGGAtccaaaagacagacaataagacGTGCTGGGGAAGGTGTGGAGAAACCAGAGCCCCGCGCGTTGCCGATGGGACTCAAATGGAGGCAACTGCTTTGCAAAAGAGGTTGACAGCTCCCCACGTGTTAAGTAGAGATTCCATGCCACTCAGAAATTGCACTGCTAGATATACGCCCAAGAGAAGAGAGAACGTACAGCATGCAAAAATTCGTGTGCTAAGTCACGTAGTAGCATTCTTCACAAAGGCCGCCACGGGGAAATAACCAAATGCCCGTCAACTGATGCGTGGGTAAACAAACTGGTCTATCCACGGGATGGGATCTTACTTAGCTCGTTTTCAAAGGGTATAAAGCTCTGATACATGCtaatcaaacaaagaaacaaacaaaaacgttgaaaacggtatgctaagtgaaaggagtcacacgcaaaaggccacatactataCGACCCCATTTCTCTGACAGTGTCCACAAAGCCATCTACACTAGCAATGAAGAATCATTCTAGATCAGTATgttctgggggctgggtgggaaggGACGAATGGATACCACGTGCTCGCGTTATGGAGTTGTGTTTGGGGGGCCATGAACATGTTCTGGAACGAGTCAGAAGTGATGCTTGTATCACTTTGCAAATCGACCAAACACCACTCAATTGCACACGTCAAAGGCTGAATTTTATCACATACGGAGTAGGTCTCCATTCTCAAATTCATGTGACGTGACGTTGTTTTGGCATCCTCTTCTATGGGGAAGAAACTCGTCCACGGTTAAGAATCTTCCCAAACCACCTTGGGATTTCCATCGAAGGTGCGCCTTTTAGTCATGGACTGCAGATGCCCATTTCAAGGCAAACGTCATGAACCACCCTAAGGAATATTCAAGACGGCACCAAAGTATTTCCCAGAAGCTGACATGTAATATATTCTACGGCTGTATTTCTTTGGTCCGTGGACATGACATGCTAGAAGAAGGTTTCATT includes these proteins:
- the LOC125146844 gene encoding keratin-associated protein 5-10-like, which codes for MGCCGCSGGCGSSCGGCGSSCGGCGSSCGGCGSSCCVPVCCCKPVCCCKPVCCCVPACACSSGGSCGGSKGGCGSCGGSKGGCGSCGGSKGGCGSCGGSKGGCGSCGGSKGGCGSCGSCGCCQSSCCKPCCCQSSCCQSSCCKPCCCQSSCCKPCCCQSCCCKPCCCQSCCCKPCCCSSGCGSSCSQSSCCVPVCCQCKV